In Rhizobium sp. BG4, the genomic stretch GACATTGCGATCCAAGGGATCGCGATATTCTTCTACGCCGTGCTCCTGGTTCTGGCGTTTATTCCGGGTGACGGCCCGCGCCCTTCCGATCGCTACCCGATGGGAGCCAGAGCACCTGTACCTGCCAAGCGCAAGCCGGGGCAGTTCGGCAGGCTCGGCACGGAATAGCTACCGCTCCTCCCCTTCCCAGCCGAACACGCTGCGACCGCCCCATTCCGGCGAATTTCTGAATTCGCCGGCAACGATCTCCTTGAGATCGGGGCCTGTGACATAGCGCTCCAGCTGGCGGGACTGGTCGTCGAGGCGCTTGAGGGCCTCAAGCTCTTCCTCGCGGCCGAGGCGGCCCTTCTGGACCGCCGATTTCATCACCTTGATGGTTTCGTCGTAAACCTTCAGCGGCACGGGGAATGGATGGCGGTCCTTGCCGCCGTGGGCGATCGAGAAGCGGGCGGGGTCGGAGAAGCGGTAGGGCGCGCCGTGGACGACTTCGGCGACCATGGCGAGCGCCTGGACGGTGCGGGCGCCGACACCGGGGACGAGGAGAAGCTGCTCGAAATCTTCAGGGCCACGATCCGCCGCGGCCGCCAGATTGCCGTGCAGACGCTTCATGTTGACGTCCTTTTCGCGGACATCGTGATGGGCGGGCATGATCAGGTGCGGCAGGAGCATCTGGTCGGGCAGCGGCGCAGGCTTTCTCGTGTCAAGCGCCAGTGCTGCGGCTTCGCGGACGATGCGGTCGGGGCCGAGCGTCGCGAGGAGATCGAGCTGTCCGGCGCGGGAGCGCTCGGCACGCCTGTCGGCGAGGTTGACGATGTTGCCCTGCGTGCGGCCTTCAATCGCGGCATGCGGCGAATTGACGAAGCTTTCCAGGCCCTCGGACAGCCAGTGATAGCGGCGGGCCTGCCTGTTGTCGCCGTTCATGCCTTGCTGAACCACCACCCATTTGCCGTCGTCGGTGACGACGAAGCCGTGGAGATAGAGGTCGAAGCCATCCTGGAGGGCGGCACTATCAACCTTGGCGACGAGGCGGCTTGCCTGCGCCAGCGCAATGCCGTCGATGCCAACGCGGTTGCCGATCGCGGCCAGGTCGTCCGGGGTGCGCCGCGACTGAGCGCCGCGGCCGCCGCAGACATGCAGGCCGAGCTCGCCCGAGAGCGGCGTCAGCCCGCGCTTCAGCGCGCCGAGAACACTGGTGGTGATGCCCGAGGAATGCCAGTCCATGCCCATGACGGCGCCGAAGGACTGGAACCAGAAAGGGTGTGCGAGACGGCGCAGAAATTCGTCGCGGCCGTAGTGATGCACGATCGCTTCGGTGACGAGTGCACCAAGCTTCGTCATCCGGTCGCCCAGCCATTTGGGAACCCTGCCGCCATGCAGGGGAAGATCGGCGCTGCCTGCTCTTTGAGCCATGGACGCAATTATAGCTGCGTCGCGCAGCCGAAGGAATCCGGTGCATCAAAAAGAAAACGCCGGCTGCAAGCAGCCGGCGCCCCTGGGAGGAAAACCCTTTTAGCCTCAGGCAGCAGCCGAAGCCGAACCCGAAAGCGGAACTTCCGAGATCGTCTTCAGAACCTGGGAAGCGATCTGGTAGGGGTCGCCCTGAGAGTTCGGGCGGCGATCTTCCAGGTAGCCCTTGTAGTCGTTCTTGACGAAGGAGTGCGGAACGCGGATCGAAGCACCACGGTCAGCAACGCCGTAGGAGAACTTGTTCCACGGAGCCGTTTCGTGCTTGCCGGTGAGGCGCTTGTCGTTATCAGGACCGTAGACGGCGATGTGAGCGTCGAGGTTCTTTTCGAACTGCGCCATCAGGGCTTCGAAGTATGCCTTGCCGCCAACTTCGCGCATGTACTTGGTCGAGAAGTTGCAGTGCATGCCCGAACCGTTCCAGTCGGTGTCGCCGAGCGGCTTGCAGTGATATTCGATGTCGATGCCGTACTTTTCAGTCAGGCGCTGCAGCAGGTAGCGTGCCATCCAGATCTGGTCGGCGGCCTTCTTGGAGCCCTTGCCGAAAATCTGGAATTCCCACTGACCCTTGGCCACTTCGGCATTGATGCCTTCGTGGTTGATGCCGGCAGCGAGGCACTGGTCGAGATGCTCTTCGACGATTTCGCGGGCAACCGGGCCAACGTTGGACGAGCCGACGCCGCAGTAATACGGACCCTGCGGAGCCGGGTAGCCCTGCTCCGGGAAGCCGAGCGGACGGCCGCTTTCGTAGAAGAAGTATTCCTGCTCGAAGCCGAACCATGCATCTTCGTCGTCGAGGATGGTCGCACGGCTGTTGGACGCATGCGGGGTAACGCCATCAGGCATCATGACTTCGCACATGACGAGAACGCCGTTCGTGCGAGCCGGATCCGGATAAACTGCGACCGGCTTCAGGACGCAATCAGAGCTGCGGCCTTCGGCCTGCATCGTGGACGAACCATCGAAGCCCCAGAGCGGGAGCTGCTCGAGCGTCGGAAACGCGTCGAATTCCTTGATCTGCGTCTTGCCGCGCAGGTTCGGTACAGGAGTGTACCCATCGAGCCAGATGTACTCGAGCTTATACTTTGTCATTGGCCAGTCTCTCAAACGTGTGCGTGTCACAAATCCTGAGGGTGCGTTTCACCAGCGGATGCACACTAACAAGCACGTAGCGTGCCAGTTCGAAATCCGCCCTTCAGGGTGCGTCAAAACGCGCAGGCAGGGCGCAGGCGAGACCGGACGTTAACTTTCAATGAAAGCGGGGGTTAGGCGGGAACTGGCGGGCGATGGCTGCGTTTTTCTTTCAAAGGCCCAAACGCCTGAAAAAGATGCAGGAGCCACAGAAGTTTTCACACATTTTATCAACTGCTTACGAAGCCCACAAT encodes the following:
- a CDS encoding glutamine synthetase beta-grasp domain-containing protein, coding for MTKYKLEYIWLDGYTPVPNLRGKTQIKEFDAFPTLEQLPLWGFDGSSTMQAEGRSSDCVLKPVAVYPDPARTNGVLVMCEVMMPDGVTPHASNSRATILDDEDAWFGFEQEYFFYESGRPLGFPEQGYPAPQGPYYCGVGSSNVGPVAREIVEEHLDQCLAAGINHEGINAEVAKGQWEFQIFGKGSKKAADQIWMARYLLQRLTEKYGIDIEYHCKPLGDTDWNGSGMHCNFSTKYMREVGGKAYFEALMAQFEKNLDAHIAVYGPDNDKRLTGKHETAPWNKFSYGVADRGASIRVPHSFVKNDYKGYLEDRRPNSQGDPYQIASQVLKTISEVPLSGSASAAA
- a CDS encoding DUF763 domain-containing protein, whose translation is MAQRAGSADLPLHGGRVPKWLGDRMTKLGALVTEAIVHHYGRDEFLRRLAHPFWFQSFGAVMGMDWHSSGITTSVLGALKRGLTPLSGELGLHVCGGRGAQSRRTPDDLAAIGNRVGIDGIALAQASRLVAKVDSAALQDGFDLYLHGFVVTDDGKWVVVQQGMNGDNRQARRYHWLSEGLESFVNSPHAAIEGRTQGNIVNLADRRAERSRAGQLDLLATLGPDRIVREAAALALDTRKPAPLPDQMLLPHLIMPAHHDVREKDVNMKRLHGNLAAAADRGPEDFEQLLLVPGVGARTVQALAMVAEVVHGAPYRFSDPARFSIAHGGKDRHPFPVPLKVYDETIKVMKSAVQKGRLGREEELEALKRLDDQSRQLERYVTGPDLKEIVAGEFRNSPEWGGRSVFGWEGEER